A region of Coccinella septempunctata chromosome 5, icCocSept1.1, whole genome shotgun sequence DNA encodes the following proteins:
- the LOC123314079 gene encoding LOW QUALITY PROTEIN: protein ALP1-like (The sequence of the model RefSeq protein was modified relative to this genomic sequence to represent the inferred CDS: substituted 1 base at 1 genomic stop codon), whose protein sequence is MASVGSRCKGEHVSAHQEREPTTVEMAPCKDYQSASGFRWSKRVPRRKRQRIMNYVEETVEKYDDREFKGHFRLSRKTTTDLIGKLVFLNFLSSYFNNIISDLFNQSDFNPKXSSGRPNVYAKKTVLLSLWYLGNRNSFREVSDRFGVAIGTADGCLTRFLNSLMCIKGEHIVWPNEQQRLEISRMFTKNNGFPGAIGAIDGSHIEIPKPDKNQDSYINRKGYHSLLLQGVVDHNKKFIDVFCGEPGSLHDARLLRRSALYATISDNPDFIGEYYLLGDSAYPNLDWIVTPYPDTGFLSENQKIFNQRLSSKRVVLLDC, encoded by the exons ATGGCATCAGTCGGTAGCAGATGTAAGGGAGAACACGTTAGTGCTCATCAAGAAAGAGAACCTACCACCGTTGAAATGGCCCCTTGCAAGGATTATCAAAGTGCATCCGGGTTCCGATGGTCGA AAAGGGTGCCTAGGAGGAAGAGACAAAGAATAATGAATTACGTAGAAGAAACGGTTGAAAAGTATGATGATAGGGAATTTAAAGGTCATTTCCGATTGTCTAGAAAAACTACCACGGATTTAATTGGTAAGcttgtttttctgaattttcttagCTCGTATTTCAACAATATAATTTCAGATTTGTTTAACCAATCCGATTTCAATCCGAAATAGTCATCTGGTCGACCAAATGTTTATGCCAAGAAAACGGTACTGTTGTCCCTTTGGTACTTGGGAAACAGAAATTCGTTCAGGGAAGTATCAGATAGATTTGGGGTGGCCATTGGAACTGCAGATGGCTGTCTGACTCGGTTCCTGAACTCTCTCATGTGCATCAAAGGTGAGCACATTGTTTGGCCGAATGAACAACAACGACTTGAAATTTCAAGAATGTTCAccaaaaataatggatttcctGGTGCTATTGGAGCCATCGATGGAAGCCACATCGAAATCCCAAAACCCGATAAAAATCAGGACTCCTATATCAACAGAAAAGGTTACCATAGTCTTTTATTGCAAGGAGTGGTTGAtcacaataaaaaatttatagacGTTTTCTGTGGAGAACCAGGATCGTTGCATGATGCTCGATTGTTAAGAAGGTCGGCACTCTATGCAACGATCAGTGACAATCCAGATTTCATTGGAGAATATTACTTATTAGGGGATTCTGCATACCCTAATTTGGATTGGATTGTGACACCATACCCAGATACAGGATTTCTCAGTGAAAACCAAAAGATTTTCAATCAACGACTTTCATCAAAGAGGGTTGTGCTTTTGGATTGCTGA